In the genome of Desulfuromonas sp. DDH964, one region contains:
- a CDS encoding M23 family metallopeptidase gives MDFDFNPPLGSTPPPRSARPRRSLVVLLAVVLALGAGLLVLRLLVPQLEARTNPVEISAPPPEAQVHRKVVEGTIQPGDTITGLLGDYFNPQQLHDLATTSRKVFPLSGICAGQPFKLCLQDNAVERFEYDIDRDQQLIIRPSESGFDVARVLIAYTVRTDLVRGTISTSLFEAVTESGENAELAIALADIFAWDIDFIRDIRVGDAFQAIVEKRFRDGQPAGYGRILAAQFINQGDHYDAFLYQDGDRTPAYFDADGNSLRKAFLRAPLAFSRISSGFSMRRFHPITKTWKSHPAIDYAAPTGTPIMAIGDGSIVKIGRTKYNGNYIKLRHTNGIESLYLHMSRFAKGMKQGKRVAQGQVIGFVGATGLATGPHLCFRMYKNGAPLNPSKLKSASASPVSKANLPAFKARAGELLAALEGRQNLAAATTATATR, from the coding sequence GTGGATTTCGACTTCAACCCGCCCCTCGGCAGCACCCCCCCGCCTCGCTCCGCCCGTCCCCGCCGTTCTCTGGTCGTGCTGCTGGCGGTGGTACTGGCGCTCGGTGCCGGGCTCCTGGTGCTGCGCCTGCTGGTGCCGCAGCTTGAGGCCCGTACCAACCCGGTCGAAATCAGCGCCCCGCCGCCGGAGGCCCAGGTTCACCGCAAGGTGGTCGAGGGAACGATCCAGCCCGGAGACACCATCACTGGCCTGCTCGGCGACTACTTCAACCCGCAACAGTTGCATGACCTGGCGACGACCAGCCGCAAGGTCTTCCCCTTGAGCGGAATCTGCGCCGGCCAGCCCTTCAAGCTCTGCCTGCAGGATAACGCGGTCGAGCGGTTCGAATACGACATCGACCGTGACCAGCAGCTGATTATCCGTCCCAGCGAAAGCGGATTCGATGTCGCCCGGGTGCTGATCGCCTATACGGTGCGGACCGACCTGGTGCGCGGCACCATCTCCACCAGCCTCTTCGAGGCGGTCACCGAGAGTGGCGAAAATGCCGAGCTCGCCATCGCCCTCGCCGATATTTTTGCCTGGGATATCGACTTCATCCGCGATATCCGGGTCGGCGACGCCTTTCAGGCGATTGTCGAAAAACGCTTCCGCGACGGTCAGCCGGCCGGCTATGGTCGGATCCTCGCCGCCCAGTTCATCAACCAGGGGGACCACTACGACGCCTTCCTGTATCAGGATGGGGACCGGACGCCGGCCTACTTTGACGCCGACGGCAACAGCCTGCGCAAGGCTTTTTTGCGGGCGCCCCTCGCCTTCAGCCGCATCTCTTCGGGGTTTTCCATGCGGCGCTTCCACCCGATCACCAAGACCTGGAAATCCCATCCGGCCATCGATTACGCGGCGCCGACCGGCACGCCGATCATGGCGATCGGCGACGGCAGCATCGTCAAGATCGGCCGCACCAAGTACAACGGCAACTACATCAAGTTGCGGCACACCAATGGCATCGAGAGCCTCTACCTGCACATGAGCCGCTTTGCCAAGGGGATGAAACAGGGGAAACGGGTGGCCCAGGGGCAGGTCATCGGCTTTGTCGGTGCGACCGGCCTCGCCACCGGACCGCATCTCTGCTTCCGCATGTACAAAAATGGGGCACCCCTCAACCCGTCCAAGCTCAAGAGTGCCTCGGCGTCACCGGTCTCCAAGGCCAACCTTCCGGCCTTCAAGGCCCGGGCCGGCGAGCTCCTCGCCGCCCTCGAAGGTCGCCAGAACCTGGCCGCCGCAACGACAGCAACGGCTACCCGCTAA